Proteins co-encoded in one bacterium genomic window:
- a CDS encoding threonine synthase codes for MRYVSTRRNCQPVSFEDAILQGLAPDGGLYLPEVTPQLPLHFLEHIAEYSLQEIGELTTSLFVENEVSKEGINHIIKNSLTFPAPITKLSDSLSVLELFHGPSLAFKDFGARFMAQTMGWFVKQKDNPLHILVATSGDTGGAVADGFLNVPGITVSILYPHGGVTEIQERQLTTNAGNVEAYRVEGTFDDCQRMVKEAFLDNELQERKNLSSANSINIARLIPQTFYYLYALSTMYSAGSPQKIPVSFSVPSGNLGNITAGVFAKKMGAPIKHLISATNVNDTLPRYLQSGSFKPRPAKSTISNAMDVGNPSNFERLDALYQGEHTGLSQEILGFAFDDQTTRAEMKKCLEQWSYLTEPHTAVAISAAREYLEKQCVQLANGESEVVIALGTAHPIKFSDTVEETCGTLPPMPESVRTIFQKEKQFTALPPSFAKLKECLLSS; via the coding sequence ATGAGATATGTGAGCACACGCAGAAATTGCCAACCCGTTTCGTTCGAGGATGCAATTCTTCAAGGGTTAGCGCCTGACGGAGGACTCTATTTACCTGAGGTGACTCCTCAGCTCCCTCTCCACTTTCTCGAACATATTGCCGAATATTCCCTCCAAGAAATTGGCGAACTCACAACAAGCCTCTTCGTAGAGAATGAGGTTTCAAAAGAGGGCATCAATCACATAATTAAAAACTCGCTCACTTTCCCCGCTCCTATCACAAAACTTTCTGACTCTCTCAGCGTTTTAGAGCTCTTCCATGGGCCATCTCTCGCTTTTAAAGACTTTGGAGCACGATTTATGGCTCAGACGATGGGTTGGTTCGTTAAGCAAAAAGACAATCCACTTCATATTCTCGTTGCGACCTCAGGAGATACCGGTGGAGCAGTCGCGGATGGATTTCTTAATGTTCCGGGGATCACGGTATCAATTCTCTATCCTCATGGAGGCGTTACTGAGATTCAAGAGCGACAATTGACAACGAACGCAGGGAATGTTGAAGCATATAGAGTCGAGGGCACCTTTGATGACTGCCAACGGATGGTAAAAGAAGCATTTCTTGATAATGAGCTACAAGAGAGAAAAAATCTCTCTTCGGCAAACTCCATAAATATTGCTCGACTCATACCTCAAACCTTCTATTATCTGTATGCCCTCAGCACGATGTATTCAGCGGGCAGCCCTCAAAAAATCCCGGTTTCCTTCTCTGTCCCGAGTGGCAATCTTGGAAACATCACAGCAGGCGTGTTCGCAAAGAAAATGGGGGCTCCTATCAAACATCTCATTTCAGCCACAAATGTAAACGACACGCTCCCTCGCTATTTACAAAGCGGCTCCTTTAAACCGCGACCGGCAAAGAGTACGATTTCAAATGCTATGGATGTCGGCAATCCGAGCAACTTTGAAAGGCTGGATGCTCTTTATCAGGGAGAGCATACAGGTCTCTCTCAAGAAATATTAGGCTTTGCATTTGACGACCAGACAACTCGAGCAGAGATGAAAAAGTGCCTTGAGCAATGGTCATATCTCACAGAACCTCATACTGCTGTAGCAATATCAGCAGCTCGCGAATACCTCGAGAAACAGTGCGTTCAGTTAGCGAATGGCGAATCTGAAGTTGTTATTGCTCTTGGGACTGCCCATCCAATAAAATTTTCCGACACAGTAGAAGAAACCTGCGGAACCCTGCCACCGATGCCGGAATCAGTAAGAACAATATTTCAGAAGGAGAAGCAGTTTACAGCACTCCCGCCTTCATTTGCGAAGCTCAAAGAGTGCCTCTTATCTTCGTAA
- a CDS encoding bifunctional aspartate kinase/homoserine dehydrogenase I produces the protein MPVVWKFGGSSVGSSDNIRRIISLVHATKTNPRTIIFSALSGVTDSLLELAQCSPEHHSPLVNELIDRHSSMASSLLTGDAEKHCLADLNALFEDLQSCLATKHSNTLHLPEFSDSILSFGELLSTTLLTHSLQSAGVHAEFLDARLLIRTDETCGGARPLRPASYEAIREYFSQHPALQCTTGFIARSQSGKTTNLGRGGSDYTAALIANALDASMVEIWSDVDGVLTANPHYVSDAQLVSELSYIEAMELSHFGAKVLYPPTLQPVREKEIPLYVRNTMNPQCPGTRVSNTPLLEERLRPITAISSISSISTLILSGSGLIGIPGISKRLFGALSERGVNIVLITQASSEHSICFAVKNDQVEAAIDATNEEFHQEQVRGTINPVHYDNDCSIISVVGEGMKHQPGIAGIVFSALGDQQINVIAIAQGCSEENISFVVKGSDEILAVQTLHSQFFHDQTKVHLVIIGPGKVGSALIEQLAAHISDVSTTLRRDIQLVGIVKRNKAFLNKAGIAFHEWRKAEQQISPQHFDRPDQLATALTTLNLPRLIVADCTAADTFQDMYQTLLRHGISIVSANKHVQTGPMQSLDAIHDILQENSSVSWRFETSVGAALPIISTLSSLIATGDSIIKIESTLSGSLAFILDTMQKGDSFSTAFKQAQMEGYLEPDPREDLRGSDFKRKLLILSRLIGIRAELEDISVDPLIPNEIIQDDVPYEEFLLALPKIDRYFEERFSQNSNGESLFRYIGRVDGRKKEVSIQLEAVNKNSPFYNLSGTQNLVAFTTERYRNEPIVIMGPGAGPEVTASGVLFDIIETIQHLKTRGSN, from the coding sequence ATGCCAGTTGTTTGGAAGTTTGGGGGCTCCTCAGTTGGAAGCTCAGATAATATAAGAAGAATTATTAGTCTCGTTCATGCTACCAAGACGAATCCCCGAACTATCATTTTTTCTGCTTTAAGCGGCGTCACAGATTCGCTGCTAGAACTCGCTCAGTGTTCACCTGAACACCATTCACCTCTAGTAAATGAACTCATCGACCGCCACAGTTCGATGGCCTCTTCTCTCCTGACAGGGGATGCAGAAAAGCACTGTCTTGCTGACCTGAACGCTCTTTTTGAGGATTTACAGTCCTGCCTTGCCACCAAGCATTCTAATACTCTTCACCTGCCTGAATTCTCGGATTCTATACTTAGCTTTGGCGAACTGTTGTCAACTACTCTGTTGACCCATAGCCTGCAGTCAGCCGGAGTTCATGCTGAATTTCTCGATGCCCGCTTGTTAATTCGTACTGATGAAACTTGCGGGGGAGCTAGGCCTCTGAGACCCGCATCCTATGAGGCAATCAGAGAGTATTTTTCTCAACACCCTGCTCTTCAATGCACAACTGGTTTTATCGCAAGAAGCCAGTCAGGGAAAACTACTAATCTTGGACGAGGCGGCTCAGATTATACAGCCGCGTTAATTGCAAATGCACTCGATGCTTCCATGGTCGAGATTTGGTCTGATGTAGACGGAGTACTAACCGCAAACCCTCATTATGTCTCAGATGCTCAACTTGTTTCCGAGCTGTCTTATATAGAAGCTATGGAACTGTCTCACTTCGGTGCTAAAGTTCTCTATCCTCCTACACTTCAACCAGTAAGAGAAAAAGAGATCCCGCTGTACGTCAGAAACACTATGAATCCTCAGTGCCCAGGCACTCGAGTCTCTAATACTCCTCTCTTGGAAGAGCGTTTGCGGCCAATTACCGCAATCTCCTCCATTTCCTCTATCTCAACTCTCATTCTCTCTGGCTCAGGATTAATCGGAATCCCTGGGATTTCAAAACGTCTCTTCGGAGCACTCTCTGAAAGAGGAGTCAATATAGTACTGATTACACAAGCCTCCTCTGAGCATTCGATATGCTTTGCTGTTAAGAATGACCAAGTAGAGGCGGCAATTGATGCGACTAACGAAGAGTTTCATCAGGAACAAGTACGAGGCACCATCAATCCAGTACACTACGACAACGACTGCTCTATTATTTCTGTTGTAGGTGAAGGGATGAAACATCAGCCTGGAATCGCTGGAATTGTCTTCAGTGCACTCGGAGATCAACAGATCAATGTCATTGCGATTGCTCAAGGATGCTCTGAAGAGAATATTTCATTTGTGGTAAAAGGATCAGATGAGATTCTTGCTGTTCAAACACTCCATTCACAGTTTTTTCATGATCAGACCAAAGTACATCTTGTGATTATTGGCCCCGGAAAAGTCGGCTCGGCACTCATAGAGCAACTTGCCGCACACATTTCCGACGTAAGTACTACTCTGCGGCGTGACATACAACTTGTCGGGATTGTGAAACGAAATAAGGCATTCCTCAATAAAGCAGGAATAGCTTTTCATGAATGGAGAAAGGCAGAGCAACAGATTTCCCCTCAGCATTTTGATAGGCCCGATCAGCTTGCGACTGCTCTTACCACACTAAACCTTCCGAGGCTCATCGTGGCTGACTGCACAGCTGCTGATACTTTTCAAGATATGTATCAGACGCTTCTAAGGCATGGCATTTCAATCGTATCGGCTAATAAACACGTCCAGACAGGACCAATGCAATCTCTTGATGCAATTCATGACATTCTTCAGGAGAATTCGTCCGTTTCCTGGAGATTCGAGACAAGTGTTGGTGCTGCACTGCCCATTATCTCAACGCTCTCATCACTGATTGCTACTGGAGATTCAATCATCAAGATTGAAAGCACACTCTCGGGCTCACTCGCTTTCATACTGGATACCATGCAGAAAGGAGATTCTTTCTCGACTGCCTTCAAACAAGCTCAAATGGAAGGGTACCTTGAGCCAGATCCGAGAGAAGACTTGAGAGGATCTGATTTTAAACGAAAGCTCTTAATCCTATCTCGGCTGATCGGGATCCGAGCCGAGCTTGAAGATATAAGCGTTGACCCCTTGATTCCGAATGAGATTATTCAGGATGATGTGCCCTATGAAGAATTTCTCTTAGCTCTTCCAAAAATTGATCGATATTTTGAAGAACGATTCTCGCAGAACTCAAATGGGGAATCTCTTTTTCGTTATATTGGACGTGTGGATGGTAGAAAGAAAGAGGTCTCTATTCAACTAGAGGCGGTAAACAAAAATAGCCCTTTCTATAATTTAAGTGGGACACAAAATTTAGTGGCGTTTACCACTGAACGATACCGCAATGAGCCCATCGTTATTATGGGGCCAGGGGCTGGACCAGAAGTTACAGCCTCTGGTGTTCTCTTCGATATCATTGAGACGATACAGCACCTGAAAACAAGAGGTTCAAATTAG
- a CDS encoding DUF374 domain-containing protein, with product MKHFITSVLGSHLLRFLHWSIQWEREGLEVNGIHWSFGQPSILTVWHGDQLMAPWAYRISHWRYSNSGPQPYFLRSLPLGGNAPRKLKALTSLHSDGRLIAGILERLGLYNIGGSSSRGAVKAMLTMRKTIEKEQCHLAITPDGPRGPIWKVKLGVISVASMTGAPIIPVAFGYERSWSVKSWDKMIIPKPGTRGRLIGGNPFFVPKNISAEELTEYALRLEEELNRLKEVASRTFMKK from the coding sequence ATGAAACACTTCATAACAAGCGTCCTTGGAAGCCATCTCCTACGCTTTCTTCACTGGAGCATACAGTGGGAACGTGAGGGTCTGGAAGTAAATGGAATCCATTGGAGCTTCGGCCAACCAAGCATTCTCACGGTATGGCACGGTGATCAGCTCATGGCTCCCTGGGCATACCGTATCTCGCACTGGAGGTATTCTAATTCAGGGCCTCAGCCTTACTTTCTGAGGTCACTGCCACTAGGGGGAAACGCACCACGCAAGTTGAAGGCTCTTACTAGCCTGCACTCCGATGGGCGCCTTATTGCTGGCATCCTCGAAAGACTCGGTCTTTACAATATCGGAGGCTCTTCTTCTCGAGGAGCGGTGAAGGCAATGTTAACAATGAGAAAAACAATCGAAAAAGAGCAGTGCCATCTAGCGATTACACCGGATGGACCGCGAGGTCCGATATGGAAAGTAAAACTTGGGGTGATAAGTGTTGCCTCAATGACGGGGGCTCCGATCATTCCTGTTGCGTTCGGATATGAGCGCTCGTGGTCTGTAAAAAGCTGGGATAAAATGATCATTCCTAAACCAGGGACCAGAGGAAGACTCATTGGTGGCAATCCTTTTTTCGTACCAAAAAATATTTCAGCCGAAGAGCTTACTGAGTATGCGCTCCGCTTAGAAGAGGAGCTGAATCGGCTAAAGGAAGTAGCAAGTAGAACATTTATGAAGAAATGA
- a CDS encoding RNA-binding protein, which produces MKKLYIGNLSYDASEDDLKELFSAHGEIASVNIIKDKFTNNSKGFGFIEMEDDSAAEAAITELDGNEFQGRKLRVSEARAKTEGGGGRGGRRDGGRGGYGGGGGRRDGGRGGYGGGGGNRGDRGDGGNRW; this is translated from the coding sequence ATGAAAAAATTGTACATTGGGAACTTAAGTTATGATGCATCAGAAGATGATCTCAAAGAGCTGTTCAGTGCTCACGGAGAGATTGCTTCTGTCAATATCATCAAAGACAAGTTCACCAATAACTCGAAAGGATTTGGCTTTATTGAAATGGAAGATGATAGCGCCGCTGAGGCTGCGATCACCGAGTTAGATGGAAATGAATTTCAAGGCAGAAAGCTCCGAGTGAGTGAAGCTCGAGCAAAAACTGAAGGCGGCGGCGGTCGCGGAGGTCGTAGAGATGGTGGTCGTGGCGGCTACGGCGGTGGCGGCGGCAGAAGAGATGGCGGTCGTGGCGGCTATGGCGGCGGCGGCGGCAACCGTGGCGATAGAGGAGACGGCGGTAACCGCTGGTAA